The region AGAAAATTCTTTAGTTAATATTACAAATAACGAGGGAGTTTGGCAATATACAGTTGAGGGAGATTTTAACTACTTAAATGCAAATGAACTTGCAACAGTTACATTTGATTATGTAGCTATTGATGATAGTGGTGTTGGTGCAGGAGATGCACACAATGAATCATCAGTATCAGAACCTGCAACTATTAGTGTTCAAATAGTAGGTACAAATGATCAACCAATTGTTTACAATGAAGTTAGAGGAATTGGTGGAGAAGATTCATTAATCTATGAACCTAGAGGAATTGGTGGAGAAGATTCATCATTAATCTATGAAACTACTGATATGGATTCTACTGATAGTAACAATGATGGAATTCTTAGAAATGATGAGGGAAGCACTAGAGTAGTTGGCTCTTTGATGGTTAGCGATGCTGATGATGATGCTACTCATACATTTAGACAAGTTAATGGTTCTGAATCAAGTAGTAATAGCTTGATTGATATAAATAGTATTGATATTGATGTAAATAGTAATGGCTCATACAGTATGAGAGGTGATTTTACTTCTTTAGCTGCAGGTGAGACAGCTACTATTACATTCCAATATGTAGCAGATGACAATGTAGATTCTATAGGAGAAGCTTCAACAAGTGAGCCTAAAATAGTTTCTATTACTATCACAGGTACAAATGATCAACCTGTTGTAGAAAACATTAACTTAAATGATGCTTCATATAACAATAGCAATTGGCAAGATGCAGACAATGGTATAAGCATCTCGGCTTATGACTTTAGAGGTCGCCCAGCATCAGTAAACTATGATAATGAAGGTTTAGGTGTTAACTCTCCAGGACGAGATATGGGAGAGATTGAAGATGGTTGGAGTGGATCTGAGGCTATAGTATTTGATTTTGATAGTGCTATGTCTAGTGTGACTATGGAACTAGCAAACATCGGAAACCACTACTCTTCTGAAGAAGTACAGTGGATAGCATATAAAGATGGAGTAGAAGTAGATAGAGGATCTTATGAAACTCCAAATCACAATCATACAAGTACGAGAGCTTTTACTATTGACCCAGATACTGACTTTGACTCTTTAAGAGTAGAGCCTATGACTGGAAATGGTCAATATGATAACTTCTATATTAAATCTTTAGATGTTTCAAGAGCAATCTATGAAACAAATTCAGAAGTTGATGTTATTGGAGTTGATGATACTTCTAGTGAAGCTGGAAACACTTTTAGCGGAGTATTAACTGCGACAGATGAAGATGCAAATGATACACCTACTTTCAATCTTGTTCAAGGTAGTGTTGAAGTAAATGATGTTTCTTCTCAAGATGTAAGTGTAGTTGTCAATCAAGATGGTACATATAATGTATCTGGAGACTTTGGTTATCTTGCAGCAGGTGAGACAGCTGTGGTTACATTTGACTATGTAGCTAATGATAATAGATACGATGCAAATGGTGAACCTTCTCAAAGTGAACCAAAAACACTTACTATGACTATTAGCGGTACAAATGATAAACCTGTTATTACAGATATCAATGCTAATGGCGAAGCATCTAATACATATACATATACAAATAATGATGATATGAATATACCAGAAAATGGTTCAAGCGGAATGATAGAGTCTTACATAGAAGTTGGTGATAATGCAACTATTGAAGATTTAAATGTTCAACTTGATTTAACTCATACTTGGGATGGAGACCTTGAAATAAGTTTGATTGCTCCAGATGGTACTCAAATAATGTTGTCAAATAATAGAGGCGGAAGTAGTGATAATTTTATTGATACTGTTTTTGATGATGAAGCCGATCAAAATATTGCTTCTGGTAGTGCTCCATTTAATGGAACTTTTTCTCCTGATGGTGATTTGTCTGTACTAGATGGTATGGATACACAAGGTACATGGACTCTACGTATAGATGATCAAGCGGGTGGAGATGCTGGTATGTTAGATTACTGGTCTTTACATTTCAATACTGCTAATGGTGGAGAAGTAATCTATGAATCTCACGATTACACAGATGTACCTAATGTTGAAGATACTCAAGAAGATGTTTCTACAACATTTACAGGTGTTATAGACACTGTAGTAGATGCTGATGTAAATGATACACACTCTTATGAGGTAGTTGATGGAACTGTTATGGTTAATGGAGTTTTAGCTGATCCTTCACTAGCAACTGTATCATTTAATGAAACTACTCAAAATTGGGAATACACAGTACAAGGCGACTTTAACTATCTTACTGTTGGTGAGAGAGCTACTGTAACATTTGATTATGTAGCTATTGATAGTAGCGGTGTAGGTAGCGGAGATGCAAACAATGAAAATTCAGTATCAGAACCTGCAACGATAAGAGTAACATTTACAGGTACAAATGATCAACCTATAGTTACAGACATAGATGCAAACAATGGTTCTGCTGTTTATGAATCTCATGATGCAGTAGATTTTATTGGTGCAGATGATACAAAAGCAGATGTTCTTACTACATTTACAGGTGTTATAAATACTGTAACTGATGATGATGCAAACGACACTCATACTTACGAACTAGTTGATGGTTCAGTTATGGTTGATGGAGTAGCGGTTGATTCTTCAATGGTTGAGGTTTCTTTTAATCAAGCTACTCAAAATTGGGAATACACAGTACAAGGCGACTTTAACTACATGGATGCAGGTCAAAATGCTACTGTAACATTTGAGTATGTAGCTGTTGATAGTAGTGGTGTAGGTGCTGGAGATGCAAACAATGAAACTTCAGTTTCAGAACCTGCAACTGTTACATTGGTACTTACAGGTACAAATGATCAACCAGTTATAGAATCAGTTACAACTGACAATATCATGGAACCTAACTTAACAGGTCTATTTGATATCTTTGGTAATGAAATACCAGAAGATTCTTTAATCTCAGGACAATTAAGTGAAGTTGTTTCAGATGATGATGCAAATAGCACTTACTCTTTTGTAGAACAAGGAAGCTACAACTTCGGTCAATGGGCTCCTGTATTTGCAAATGTTTCAGATACAAACGGTGTAATTGATTCAGATACATTCTTAAAACTAGATGCTGATGGAAGTTACAAAGTTTATAATCCTGACTTTAACAATCTTGGAGCAGGGGAAAATGTAACTGTAAGCTTTGATGTTCAAGTGACAGACGGTACTAATGATGCTAATGGAGAAACAGGAGTATCTGAAGCTAAAACTGTTACATTTACAGTTTCTGGTACAAATGATCAACCTGTAGCACATGATGTAAGAATGATGAATCATGAAGCTTTAGGTGATAATGTTAATAATATCTATGGTAATTTTGCAGGCTCAGATGAAGATAGTAACGATCTTCTTACTTATGATGTTATTAGTATGGATAGAAACGAACCTATCTCAGATATTGTAGGAGCTAATGGATTTGAAAGAGTTTATAATGTTCTATATGATGCAGATGGAAATGGTGCTTATGAGGGCAATGTTGATATAGCTGTAAAATTACCAAATGGTGTAAATTTAAGTGATATAGACATTACAGGTATCAAAGTACTCGGCGGACAATTCCTTCTTGAGGGTGATTTTAATGCACTACCAAGAAATGAAAGTCTAGTAGTTAAATTTTTATACAATGCTACTGATGACTCTGGTGTTGGCGCAGGAAATGCATACGATGAGGCTTCTGTTAGTGACTTAGGTATGGTAACACTTCGTGTAGTTGGAACTAATGATGTTGCACAACTAAGTGGAGACACTGCTGGTGGAATCCATGAAGATTCTCTTTTAGTTGAAGATGGTCAGTTAATCATCTCTGATTTAGATGCAGGCGAAGCACACTACCAAACTACATATAACTTTGAAGCTGGTGATTCTACATATGCTAATTCACTTGGTGTATTTAGTATAGCTGCAGATGGAAGATGGACTTATCAACTTGACCATGCAAATCATGGAGCAGAAATCCAAGCTCTTAATGCTGGAACTGTTACTGAAGTATTTACAGTATATGCAGCAGATGGAACTGAGCAACAAGTTACTATAACTATAGAAGGTAGCAATGATGCTCCTACTATTACATCTTCAGTTAGCGGTGCAACTGTTACTGAAAACGATGTTATAGATGGTGTAGTTACAGATGATACTGTTTTAGCTGATATAGATGCAACAGATGTTGATAACTCACCATTGACTTATAGTATCATCGGTGGTAACTCTGCTGGATATTTTGAGATTAATGCTGATGGAGAGATCACTCTAAGTGCTTCTGGAGAGAGTGCAATAGCAGCTAGTCTTGTAAATGATCAAACTTTTGATTTAGCTGTTGAGGTTTCAGATGGAGTTCTTAGTGATACTACAACAGTTTCAATAGTAGTAGATGATAACTTTGTTGATATTCCTACTATTGATTTACCTGCATCTATGGATAGTGGTATCTCAGATAGCGATAACTTAACAAATGTTAACAATCCTGTCTTAGACCTTGGAAATATTGCAACAGATGCACTTCAAGTTAGTATTATAGATGCTAGTTCAGAGATTCAAGCACAGGCTTCAAGAAGTTCAGTTACTGGAATATGGATGGTAAATAATAATGGTGCTGGAGCTCTTTCTTATAGTGCTGGAGAGTGGACATTTACTCCTGATTCTAACTTGGCAGATGGTCCACATACATATACTGTTGTTGTAGTTGATGATGCTGGTAATGAAGATCACACAAGCTTATCACTTAACATAGACGCAGCAGCACCTACTATAGATACATCTAGTGTAGCTGATAGTGTTAATGAGACTTTAACTCATATCGGTCAAGTGGTAGCTGCAGATGCAAACGGACCTGTTACATTTGCGGTATCAGATACTAACTTTGTTATCGATGCAGATGGTAACTTAAGCTTTGCAGTAGATGCAAACGGTGTTCCGTTATTGTCTGACTATGAAGATGCAACTTCACATAGTGTTATGGTAACTGCTACAGATAGTGCAGGAAACACTTCAACTGAAACTGTTAACTTTGATGTAAATAATGTTACAGGAAATGTTGAAGCTACTCTTGGCGGACAAATAGTTTTACATACATTTGATAGTAATTATTGGTATGGATGGTATACAGGAGATAGCAATGATGGTTGGAGTGTTCGTGGTGGTGAACATGATGGTTTAAGTGGACGAGGTGCACTTGGTTGGTTTGATGGAAGAAATAATACAGCATCACATGACTTTAGCTTAGACGATCAAGCTGGACAAACTGTAACAATCAAAGTTGAAGTTGATCTTGATAGTTTTGAAGGTAATGATGAGTTTGTTATGAGTGTTTATGATGGACATAGTTCAAGTGCAAATGATCTTTTAGCAACTCAAACAACTCACTCTGATGGAACTATGAGTTTAGACTTTGTTGTTCCAAATGATGGCGACTTTAAAGTTGTATTTTCAACTGATCATATGGAAAATAATTCTGATGCATGGAAAATTGACAACTTTGAGATAATAGGTCAAGGCGAAAAAGTTCTTAGCTTCGATAGTCCTACTGAAGGTACTATTGACTTATCATCTTACTTAGCTCAAGATAACGATACTGAGGGAGGTACAGCAGACTCTATAGATACTATAGATTTAAATGAAGCTACTTCTTTAAATATCTCTATTGAGGATGTTTTAGATGTTGCGAACAACAACGAGTTACGCATCACATCTGATGGTGGCGATGACAATAGCGTTACTTTAGATGCTAACATTACTCAAGTTGCAGATCAAAGTGCAGCTCCAGATGGTTTTACTACTTATGAAGGTAGTAATGGTACAGAAACAGTTCTTCTTACTATAGAAGATAACATTACAGTTGAATACTAGCAATAAAAGCTAGTAAACAACTTCTACATATTCTCACGCTTCTCTAGTGTGAGAATTTTTCTCCCATACATAAAAAATAATATAAAATATATAGACGTAAAGAGATTTATGTGTAAAAAAATTTATCTAAAAAGTAAGGCTAAAGAAATTCTGTCAGACACGCCAGCTTTTTCAAAGATATGACATACATGACCTTTAACGGTTGATAAAGCTATCTTTTGTTCTTGTGCTATATCTTTGTTAGAGTAACCATCTGCTATCATCAGAGCTATGTCTTTTTCCTTTTGAGTAAGTAGATGCAAAAAGTCTGGTTCGCTTTTGTCTATGGTTTGTACGTATTTGTTTATTACAAAATTGGTTAAATCTGAAAATAACCAACGATTTCCATTTTCTATGGCTTGTAACATTCTAAGAAGATTGTCTTTGTTGATATAAGAGTTTTCATAACCTCTTATACCCTTTGTTAAAAGAGTAGAAGCATGGTGAACTTCAGGTAAAGAGTTGAAAACTAAGGTAGTTATATTGTGGTAAGACTGTATAATCAAAAGAGATTCATCTATATCTGTAACGCTTAATTCATCTAGCATTAAAATGATATTTTCATCCATGTTTTCTAAGTAGTTGGTAAGTACATCAAAATTATCTATAGATACACTCAAGTACTTTCCAAACAAAGCATTTTGCCAATGCTTTTTTATAGAAGTCATCTTAGTAAATAAAATAATTTTTTTCATCTTACCTCTCGCTTAGTACATTTTCTCTTGCACGTAATATAGGTTTTAAAATATAATCAAGGACTGTTTTTTTACCAGTTATGATATCTACATCCGCAGTCATACCAACCATAACGTGTAACTTGTTTTCTTCATTTCCTAAGTAAGTTTTATCTGTTTTGATTTTAACTAGATAGTAGTTTTGTTTGTCAATCTCATCAATGATAGTATCAGCACTAATATGTGTCAAAGTACCTTGAAGTGAACCATAAATAGCAAAATCATAAGCAGAAAATTTTACTATGGCTCTTTGTCCAGGAAATAAAAATGCTATATCAGCAGGTCTGATTTTTGCTTCTACAAGTAAGTTGTCTTGTGTTGGAACGATTTCTATTATGTCCATACCAGGTTTTACAACACCACCTACAGTATTTACCAATAATTGTTTAATAGTTCCATTTACAGGAGAGCGTACAAAAGTTCTTTGAACTTTATCTTCTCTAGCAATATTTGTTCTTTGTATTCTTGACATTTCAGCTTTTGCTTCGTTGTAAGCTTCTTTTGCAGCATTGTGAAATTCTAGTTCAACTTCTCTAATGTTGTCTTTTTGTTCCTCTAAGACAGATATAAGCCTAGGAATAGAAAGTTCAATAGCACCCATCTCGCCTTGAATAGTGCTTTGTTGTCTTTGAAGTTGTAAATACTCAACTTCTGAAACTATACCTTTTTTAACAAGAGGTTTATTTAAAGAGACTTCTTTTGATATAAGCTCATAATTAGTTGTAAGTTGGAGAAGTTTTGCTTGAGCCTCTTTTAGTTCATTTCTTTTTTGCTCTAAACGGCGTTTGTAAATCATGATATTGTTGTTTAACTGTTCTAAGTTTGTTTTGTAAAGTGAGTATTCATGTTTAATAAGTTCTGGAGATGCTTCTCGAATTTTTTGTGAAACTATAAATTCTCCACCAGTAGATTCAGCCAAAAGACGAATAGTTTTTGCTTGAAGCTCGTTATATCTAAGTTGAGATTCTATAAACATACTTGCAAAACTTGTATCATCAATCTTTATAAGAATATCGTTCTTTTTAACAATAGAACCCTCTTTTACAAGAATTTCGCTTACAATACCACCCTCAAGATTTTGGATGATTTGTATTTTATTTGATGGTATTACCTTACCTTGACCACGTGTTAGGGCATCTATTTTTGCATTGTACGCCCAAGCTATTAGCCAAATAATAACAAACATACCTATCCAAAGAAGAAGTTTTGTTTTTAGATTGTTCTGCATAAGCATTGCAGAACTAATGGAGTCCATGTATTCTAAATCATCTTCACTTTTGATATTACAATTTTTAATATCGTTTTTTTCGTAAGAATAATCTACAAATTTATCTTCTAAACTCATGCTGTAACTACCTTTTTAGGTTTACTAAGTTGTTGTATTACATTTGCTCTTGTGTCATCTAAAACAATTTTTCCTTGAGCTAATAGTATCAATCTATCAGTAAGTGGAAGTAAGTTGTTTTTATGAGATATAAGAATCATAGTTTTGTTTTTTTTGTAATATTTCATAGCTCTTATAAAATAACTCTCATGCGTACTATCCATGGAGTTTGTAGGCTCATCTAGTAAAACTATAGGAGCTGAATGTATAAATGCTCTAGCTATGGAAATAGACTGTTTTTGACCACCAGATAGACCATCTCCCCTCTCTCCAACAGGCATATCAAAACCCATAGGATGGATATTTACAAAATCTTCTAATCCACTTAGTTTAGAAACACGAAGTATCTCTTCATCATTTGCATCTGGAGCACGAAGAATAATATTGTCTTTTAGAGTACCCTTAAATAAAACTACATCTTGAGGTACATAAGATATGTTTTCTCTTAAATCTGCTGGATCTATCTGTTTTATGTCGATACCATCGATGAGAATAGAACCCTCAGTAGGATCATAAAGTCCTAAAATAAGCTTTTCTATAGTAGTTTTTCCAGAACCATTTGTACCTATAATACCAACAGATTCACCTGGATGTATAGTAAAACTTACATCATCTAAAACTTTTTTTTCTGTATTTGGATAAATTAAACTTACATGTTGAAACTCTATCTTACCTGTAAATGAAGGTCGTTGAACAAATTTCTTTGCATCTTCACGTTCAACTTCAAGATTCATAATTCCATCTATTGCATCATAAGCTGTTTTAGTTTGTTGTAAGTTTGCTATAAGAGATGCTACTTGACCTAGTGGAGCTAACATTCTTGAAGAGAGCATTACAACAGCTATTAGACCACCCATACTAAGTGATTTTTCTCCAATAGCATATACTCCACCAATAATAATAGCAACAGTATTCATCTGAACTATGAAGTTTACAAAAGTTGATATAGAGTTTGATAGGATTTTAGACTTTAATCCTTTTTGAGCAACTCCACCAGATGCTTCTTCCCATTTCCATTGAGACTGACCACTAATACCTAAAGCTTTAATAGTTTCTAAAGCAGACAATGACTCGATAAGCACTGCATTTTTAAGCGCAGATGCTTGGTAAGTACTCTCTACTGAACGTCTCATAGGTTTTTCAACTATCATACTATATATAATGATTATAAGTCCACTAACCATAGGTATGGCTACAAGCCAATCTCCAATAATATAAACAATAAGTAAAAATATAATACTAAAAGGTAAGTCAATAATAGCGGCAATAGACGAAGCTGTGAAAAAACCACGAATAGAATCAAAATCTTTTAGATTACTTGCAAATGAACCAACAGAAGTTGGTTTAGCAGAGATTTTAAGATTTAAAACTCTTTCAAATATAATAGAGGACATAATAACATCACTCTTTTTAGCCGCATTTTCTAAGAAGTAAGAACGTAGAAATTTTAATACCATATCAAAAATGTAAATAACTATAATACCTGTGGCAAATACCCACATGGTGTCTATAGCGTTATTTGGTACAACTCTATCATAAATATTAAGTGTAAATATTGGACTTGCCATAACAAATATATTTATCAAAAATGAAGCAATAATTACATCAGAATAAACACCTCTTGAATAAGCTAATGTCCCCCAAAACCAATGACGCTTTTCATGTTTTAGTATTCTTTTATGTGCATCTTTGTAGCTATGGTCTGGTTTAATCAAATATGCAAAGTTGATGTACTCTTCTTCAAGAGCTTCACTACTAATCCAGTTTTCACCACCATCAAGTTCTGGAAGTATAATCTTGGCATGTTTTTTATCTGGACTTATTTCAGTTAAAATACAAGCTTTTTCGCCGTTTTTATCACCTTTTAAAATTAATATTACAGGCAAAAGAAGTGGGGATATATCTTTAAATGAGTAATTTACTAACTTAGAGCTAAATCCAGCACGCTGAGCTGCTCGAGAAAAAGCTGAATTTGCTACCTTAGAATCAAGAGAAAAAAGTTTCGGTATTGACCTTCCAGGCTCAACAGGGAGATCTGCAACTAAAGCTTCTGCACTAAACGGTCTATTGTAGAGCTTGGTAAAAATTACCAAGCACTCTAAAATAGGGTCTTTAAATCCTCTATTTGATGACGACATTCATTTCTTCTAACATTTTACCAGTATGAGATAAAATTCCATAATAAGCAGTTAAGTTTTCATAAGTTGCATTAACTTTACGATTTTTTGCATTACTATATTCTAACTCGATATTTAAAAGGTCAATGATACTTCTTCTACCTAACTCATTTTCTTGTTGATAATCAGAAACTGTTTGAGCACTTGCTTTGATATTTTTTTCTATATAAACTAACTGTTTTTGAGTCATTTCATATGTTGTCCAAGCAATTTTCGTATTTGCTTTTATGAAAAGTTTTGCATCTGCAAGTGTTGCATTTTGTTGAAGCAAAATGTGTTGATTTGCTTGTTTATTTGCAGAATCTGCTAAACCATTGAAAAGGTTATAGTTAAGAACTAACATCCCACTATATCCAGAATCTTCACTTTCAAAATCATATTGATCATTTGCTTGATTGTATCCAACTCCATGAACACTATCATTCCAATAAGCTTTAGCTACTAAATCAGCTGATGGATAATATGGTGCATTAGCACGTTTAACCGCAGCTTTTGCAGCTTCTATATCGTTGTTAGAAACAACTACAGTTGGATTGTTTTTTATAGCAAGATCAACTAACTCATCTAAAGTTGCTGCTGGAATAGCTCCTGCAACAGGTTTTTCAAGTTCTTTAGGATCTACACCAGGTAAAATACGCTCAAAACTATAAGCAGCTATAAGGTAGTTTTGTTCAGCTAAATATTCTGCAGCTTTAGCACTCTCATAACGAGATAATGTTTGCTCATAGTCAGAATTTCTAGCTATACCTGCATCTACTTTTTCTTTAATTTGCTTAAGATATTTATCGTGTACTGATACATTTTCTTTAGCAATATCGTAAAGTTCAAGAGTTTTTAGTACATCTAGGTACGCAGTAGTTGCTTCAAGCGCCAAATTGTTAGCACTCTCAACCACAGTAGAACTAGCAGATAACACTAAAGCTTTTTGTTGTTTCATACCATACATAGTATCAAGACCAGCGAATACATTTTGTGTTAGTAAAGCTGAAGCCTCTTGTCTAGTCATTTTAGTTTCTTCTCTCTCATTGGCAGGAGTTTTTGTTACTTCAGGCCCAATTGAGTAAGAAAGATCGATAGAAGGTAAATAACCAGCTCTAACTTGCGTTAATCTTTCCTTGTTGAAATTAACCGATTCTTTTTTAATCTGAATTTGTGGATGCGTCTCTATAACACTTTGCACAGCTTCAGTCATAGTCATCGCACTCAAAAGTGCAGGCAGCAAGCTCAACGATATTAATGGTAAATGTTTCATTTTGTGTCCTTTTAGTGAATAATATAAGTATAACAACAAAAAAATATAAGCAATCTTAAACTAATACAAATTTGATTATTAATATTCTTATTTACATATTTTGTGTTAATTTGTATTATTTTTTTTAATTAAAATATTTTTTACCCTCATAAACTCTCTTAGTTACATAGATATTGTATGATGATAAAAATATTTTTACAAAGAAGCTAAAATGAAAATACGAGTTTATTACGAAGATACAGATATGGGTGGGGTGGTTTATCACTCTAATTACTTAAACTTTTGTGAAAGAGCTAGGAGTGAAGCTTTTTTTAAAAAAGGTATGACGCCTGTTTTGCCAAATGGTCATTTTGTTGCTAGAAAATTAGAAGCGGATTATATTTCAAGTGCTAAGCTTGGTGATGAGTTAGAAATTATTACGGAACTTGTTCAGATGAAAGCTGCATCTTTTGTTCTTTGTCAAACCATATATAAAGACTCTAAAAAAATATTTGGATTGTCTATAACATTAGCATATATAACTTTTGAAGCAAAACCTCAAAAGATAGATGCAGAGACAAAAGAGCTTATTTTATCACTCTTCGATATATGATTTTTTTGGTATATGTTTAACAAATCTATATAGCGAAGGGTTTAATAACTCTATAGGATATATCATTTGATTATCTTGTATCTCTATGTTGTATTCTCTATCTTCTCTTGTAGCAAGAGAGAAAAAATAATCCACACCAACAGTAGTAGTATAATTTATCCAATCATAGACTATATCGTTTCCTAAAAGGGAGTTTGTTTCTATTAAAATATTATTGTTTTTGGTTATGGAATTTGCAATAATCATATTTTTTCTATCTTCGTATTGAGTCATAGATAACATTAATGGATCGTAATTAATTTGAGTAGATAATACATTTGTAGCGTTTGTATCATATAGAGTAAGTTGAGACATAATCATACCAGTTTTTACTATTGGCGTATTTATGAAAAATGAGCCATTTACAATTTTTTCATTTTCAAAAAGTTGTTTTTCTAAGTTGGTAGTTCTCTTTGGGATAGAAAATTTAACTACTGTTTTGTTTGCATCTACTATCTGAGTATTAATCTCTTCTTGCGTTAAGTTTTGATCTATTTCATCGTATATAAATTGTTTTTCTTCATAAATACTAAGTTTTTCACCTATGCTTGATTGATCATAAAATATAACTAAAGGTGAAACAGCCTCTTTTAAAAGTAAATCACTTTGAGCTTTATAGTCAATACCACCATAAAAAAGATATGAAGAAGTAGAACTGATATCTTTTTTGTTTATAGTAGGAAAAAATATATTCATATCAGGGTTTATCTCTGCAATGGCATCTGCACCTTTTTGTGTGAGTGGGGCTATAACATAGAAAAAATCATCTTTTGACATTTGCAAAAGTGCTTTTTTTATATCTTCTACACTTTCACTCTCTATCTTGTAACTTTTCATCTCAAAAGCATGGTTTTTAGCTATAAGATATGCAAATGAAGCATTTGTAGTTGATGAAGCATATCTGCCAATAAT is a window of uncultured Sulfurimonas sp. DNA encoding:
- a CDS encoding response regulator transcription factor — its product is MKKIILFTKMTSIKKHWQNALFGKYLSVSIDNFDVLTNYLENMDENIILMLDELSVTDIDESLLIIQSYHNITTLVFNSLPEVHHASTLLTKGIRGYENSYINKDNLLRMLQAIENGNRWLFSDLTNFVINKYVQTIDKSEPDFLHLLTQKEKDIALMIADGYSNKDIAQEQKIALSTVKGHVCHIFEKAGVSDRISLALLFR
- a CDS encoding VCBS domain-containing protein produces the protein MATGKSIGTVQVSVGNVRLVDTNGNLRDATYNGEMFEGEQIYSDDANALFQIKYAELPEATAYDGIFRVLADGSVISGLDGNENMFGDDIDFMETAAGNEGAEGSSAFLEEVPVDESSLLGFGRDADEAGFGDGEAGLGDESNADPFNDQPEVANVTVGDGEALVYESMDANGEDGTANDVETSLTGTLVALDDDANDTHVFDTSELVVTSTDVDPSAISVSSFTLTNNEHGDDTPNSADFEIVGNFNALGAGEKATLTFTYTATDDNSLVNQPNQSDVATYTIIVTGTNDQPIVSNISFGSTYDNDSWFAQDNGLTIVGYDNDGSVVTPTVNDGGLGIGEGRWENSQVNDEISFQNGRTAESISFEFDTTYNSATVELSSFHGGRHSSEKVEWTAYNNGEVVDSGVFSAPRGTDTSSFTIRSGVDFDSISVQPPLDWQSDSFFVKSLSVANVVFETFTEYDVPGVDDTANEPLTSITGIIDTVTDDDVNDTHTYEVVAGSIMVNGEVVENSLVNITNNEGVWQYTVEGDFNYLNANELATVTFDYVAIDDSGVGAGDAHNESSVSEPATISVQIVGTNDQPIVYNEVRGIGGEDSLIYEPRGIGGEDSSLIYETTDMDSTDSNNDGILRNDEGSTRVVGSLMVSDADDDATHTFRQVNGSESSSNSLIDINSIDIDVNSNGSYSMRGDFTSLAAGETATITFQYVADDNVDSIGEASTSEPKIVSITITGTNDQPVVENINLNDASYNNSNWQDADNGISISAYDFRGRPASVNYDNEGLGVNSPGRDMGEIEDGWSGSEAIVFDFDSAMSSVTMELANIGNHYSSEEVQWIAYKDGVEVDRGSYETPNHNHTSTRAFTIDPDTDFDSLRVEPMTGNGQYDNFYIKSLDVSRAIYETNSEVDVIGVDDTSSEAGNTFSGVLTATDEDANDTPTFNLVQGSVEVNDVSSQDVSVVVNQDGTYNVSGDFGYLAAGETAVVTFDYVANDNRYDANGEPSQSEPKTLTMTISGTNDKPVITDINANGEASNTYTYTNNDDMNIPENGSSGMIESYIEVGDNATIEDLNVQLDLTHTWDGDLEISLIAPDGTQIMLSNNRGGSSDNFIDTVFDDEADQNIASGSAPFNGTFSPDGDLSVLDGMDTQGTWTLRIDDQAGGDAGMLDYWSLHFNTANGGEVIYESHDYTDVPNVEDTQEDVSTTFTGVIDTVVDADVNDTHSYEVVDGTVMVNGVLADPSLATVSFNETTQNWEYTVQGDFNYLTVGERATVTFDYVAIDSSGVGSGDANNENSVSEPATIRVTFTGTNDQPIVTDIDANNGSAVYESHDAVDFIGADDTKADVLTTFTGVINTVTDDDANDTHTYELVDGSVMVDGVAVDSSMVEVSFNQATQNWEYTVQGDFNYMDAGQNATVTFEYVAVDSSGVGAGDANNETSVSEPATVTLVLTGTNDQPVIESVTTDNIMEPNLTGLFDIFGNEIPEDSLISGQLSEVVSDDDANSTYSFVEQGSYNFGQWAPVFANVSDTNGVIDSDTFLKLDADGSYKVYNPDFNNLGAGENVTVSFDVQVTDGTNDANGETGVSEAKTVTFTVSGTNDQPVAHDVRMMNHEALGDNVNNIYGNFAGSDEDSNDLLTYDVISMDRNEPISDIVGANGFERVYNVLYDADGNGAYEGNVDIAVKLPNGVNLSDIDITGIKVLGGQFLLEGDFNALPRNESLVVKFLYNATDDSGVGAGNAYDEASVSDLGMVTLRVVGTNDVAQLSGDTAGGIHEDSLLVEDGQLIISDLDAGEAHYQTTYNFEAGDSTYANSLGVFSIAADGRWTYQLDHANHGAEIQALNAGTVTEVFTVYAADGTEQQVTITIEGSNDAPTITSSVSGATVTENDVIDGVVTDDTVLADIDATDVDNSPLTYSIIGGNSAGYFEINADGEITLSASGESAIAASLVNDQTFDLAVEVSDGVLSDTTTVSIVVDDNFVDIPTIDLPASMDSGISDSDNLTNVNNPVLDLGNIATDALQVSIIDASSEIQAQASRSSVTGIWMVNNNGAGALSYSAGEWTFTPDSNLADGPHTYTVVVVDDAGNEDHTSLSLNIDAAAPTIDTSSVADSVNETLTHIGQVVAADANGPVTFAVSDTNFVIDADGNLSFAVDANGVPLLSDYEDATSHSVMVTATDSAGNTSTETVNFDVNNVTGNVEATLGGQIVLHTFDSNYWYGWYTGDSNDGWSVRGGEHDGLSGRGALGWFDGRNNTASHDFSLDDQAGQTVTIKVEVDLDSFEGNDEFVMSVYDGHSSSANDLLATQTTHSDGTMSLDFVVPNDGDFKVVFSTDHMENNSDAWKIDNFEIIGQGEKVLSFDSPTEGTIDLSSYLAQDNDTEGGTADSIDTIDLNEATSLNISIEDVLDVANNNELRITSDGGDDNSVTLDANITQVADQSAAPDGFTTYEGSNGTETVLLTIEDNITVEY